In the genome of Candidatus Liberimonas magnetica, one region contains:
- a CDS encoding flavin reductase family protein: MDLKALEKISYGMYIVGSKNADKLNAQVATTVIQITAEPAKITACLHRDNLTHQFIRDSKVFSVSVLEQDVPMTFIGHFGFKSGKTFNKFENMEYKKGVTGAPVITANSLAFFECELESCLDAGTHTVFVGRVVEAQCIKDGIPLTYDYYHKVKKGKSQANAPTFIKQSV, from the coding sequence ATGGATTTAAAGGCATTGGAGAAAATAAGTTACGGCATGTATATTGTCGGGTCAAAGAACGCAGATAAATTGAACGCTCAGGTAGCTACGACCGTGATACAGATAACGGCAGAACCGGCAAAAATAACCGCCTGTTTGCATAGGGATAACCTTACCCATCAGTTTATCAGGGATAGTAAAGTATTTTCTGTATCTGTCCTGGAACAGGATGTGCCGATGACTTTTATCGGGCATTTCGGGTTTAAATCCGGGAAAACATTCAATAAATTTGAGAATATGGAATACAAAAAAGGGGTGACAGGTGCTCCCGTAATTACTGCCAATTCTCTAGCTTTTTTTGAATGCGAGCTTGAGAGCTGCCTGGACGCCGGGACACACACTGTCTTCGTAGGCAGGGTGGTAGAGGCACAATGCATAAAAGACGGGATCCCGTTAACGTATGACTATTATCACAAAGTTAAGAAAGGCAAATCGCAAGCCAATGCCCCGACGTTCATAAAACAAAGCGTTTAG
- a CDS encoding rubredoxin, whose protein sequence is MDKYKCVVCGYVYDPKEGDPDGKIAPGTSFENLPASWVCPICGATKDQFEKTE, encoded by the coding sequence ATGGACAAGTATAAATGTGTGGTTTGCGGTTATGTTTACGACCCGAAAGAAGGGGATCCAGACGGGAAAATAGCGCCCGGGACGTCGTTTGAAAATTTGCCTGCTTCCTGGGTTTGTCCCATTTGCGGTGCGACAAAAGACCAATTTGAAAAAACAGAATAA
- a CDS encoding ferritin: MIKERLQETISRQINRELYSGYLYLSMAQYFNSINLKGFSNWMKVQVGEEKSHAMKFYNYVYKRGGIVILGKIEAPPTKWKSPLDAFMHTLEHEQKVTKLIHDLVRLAKSEDDKEAVDFLDWYVKEQQEEEESAAKVIAKIKKAKDLALLDKEMARRVFKPPKYDARGIIL, from the coding sequence ATGATAAAAGAAAGACTTCAGGAAACTATCAGCAGGCAAATAAACAGGGAACTTTATTCTGGGTATCTGTACCTTTCAATGGCGCAATATTTTAATTCTATAAACCTTAAAGGTTTTTCAAACTGGATGAAAGTCCAGGTAGGGGAAGAAAAGTCACATGCGATGAAATTTTATAATTACGTCTATAAAAGAGGCGGGATTGTGATCCTCGGGAAAATTGAAGCCCCGCCTACAAAATGGAAATCTCCGCTGGATGCTTTTATGCATACTCTGGAGCACGAACAGAAAGTGACAAAATTGATACACGATCTTGTAAGGCTGGCAAAAAGCGAAGATGACAAAGAAGCCGTGGATTTCCTTGACTGGTATGTAAAAGAGCAGCAAGAGGAAGAAGAATCAGCTGCAAAAGTGATCGCTAAAATAAAAAAGGCCAAAGACCTTGCACTCCTGGATAAAGAAATGGCCCGCCGCGTTTTTAAACCTCCTAAATACGATGCAAGAGGGATAATCCTATGA
- a CDS encoding MBL fold metallo-hydrolase yields MKIKFWGCRGSIPVPDSRMIKYGGNTSCVEVVMDGNVLIIDAGTGIRKLGEELVKKDITNINLFITHSHWDHIQGFPFFKPIYNEKSKINIMGCAGSDNQIKNILLKQMSYEFFPVRFSDLKSKIIFDDSCKGSMELNGKFKGKTIVTNHPIYTLGIRLEHRKKSFVFLTDNELDSEKPVTKWREFVEFCKGASCLVHDAQFSEAEYEKTKGWGHSTFEQVVRLAKDANVANLGFYHHDPDRKDKELDAIEKKYKGICKKENLKFNIFAVKEQDEINI; encoded by the coding sequence ATGAAAATAAAATTCTGGGGGTGCAGGGGTTCGATCCCTGTACCTGACAGCAGAATGATAAAATACGGAGGAAATACATCCTGCGTTGAGGTTGTTATGGACGGAAATGTCCTGATAATCGATGCAGGGACAGGGATCAGGAAACTGGGCGAGGAACTGGTAAAAAAAGATATAACGAACATAAACCTTTTTATAACACACTCCCACTGGGACCATATACAGGGTTTTCCTTTCTTTAAGCCTATCTATAACGAAAAGTCAAAAATAAATATTATGGGGTGCGCAGGCTCGGACAATCAGATAAAGAACATATTGTTAAAACAGATGTCTTATGAGTTCTTTCCTGTAAGGTTTTCTGATTTAAAATCAAAGATAATTTTCGATGATTCCTGTAAAGGCAGTATGGAACTTAATGGCAAGTTCAAAGGAAAAACGATAGTTACTAACCATCCTATATATACTTTAGGGATAAGACTTGAACACAGGAAAAAATCCTTTGTTTTCCTTACAGATAATGAGCTTGACAGCGAAAAACCCGTAACAAAATGGCGTGAATTCGTGGAATTTTGCAAAGGTGCATCCTGTCTGGTGCATGACGCCCAGTTCAGCGAAGCAGAGTACGAAAAAACAAAAGGCTGGGGGCATTCTACCTTTGAGCAGGTGGTAAGGCTTGCAAAAGATGCAAATGTTGCTAACCTCGGTTTTTATCACCACGACCCTGACAGGAAAGACAAAGAGCTGGATGCGATAGAAAAGAAATATAAGGGTATATGCAAAAAAGAAAATTTAAAATTCAATATTTTTGCAGTTAAAGAACAAGACGAAATTAATATATAA
- a CDS encoding RtcB family protein, giving the protein MQLNKIDDCRWEVPKTGAMRVPGIIYTVSSMVDHIIREKAAQQVANVATMPGIVEKSMAMPDIHWGYGFPIGGVAAFDVKEGVISPGGIGYDINCGVRLLRTNLEKEDVLKEIPRLISGLFSNIPSGVGSTGKLNLKINEVKQVLEEGSAWAVKRGYGTKDDLKHTEESGTFEGADPSCASERSLERGREQLGTLGAGNHFLEIQAVEEVYDEEAANILGLFKDQITVMIHTGSRGLGYQICDDYLRILHNAMHKYNISIPDPQLVCAPINSGEAQRYFAAMAGAANYAWANRQIITHWVRETLMQTLGSSPKDLGLEVVYDVAHNIGKFEEHKGKKLFVHRKGATRAFAKGHPDIPDGYKQIGQPVLVPGTMGTESYVLTGTQQAMDETWGSTCHGAGRVMSRTQALKGTRGSELAGRLEKQGIHVKSESWKTLAEEAPSAYKDVSKIVEICHMAGISKKVAKLKPLGVIKG; this is encoded by the coding sequence ATGCAGTTGAACAAAATAGATGATTGCAGGTGGGAAGTGCCTAAAACAGGCGCCATGCGGGTTCCCGGAATAATTTATACGGTTTCTTCGATGGTAGACCATATTATCCGCGAAAAAGCGGCGCAGCAGGTAGCCAATGTGGCAACTATGCCCGGGATAGTTGAAAAATCTATGGCTATGCCGGATATTCACTGGGGGTACGGTTTTCCGATCGGCGGAGTTGCAGCTTTTGATGTTAAGGAAGGGGTGATATCACCGGGCGGTATAGGGTATGACATCAATTGCGGGGTAAGGCTTCTTCGCACGAATTTGGAAAAAGAAGATGTATTAAAAGAAATACCACGCCTTATCTCAGGACTTTTTTCAAATATACCTTCCGGAGTCGGCTCGACCGGAAAACTAAACTTAAAGATAAACGAGGTTAAGCAGGTTTTAGAAGAAGGATCGGCTTGGGCCGTAAAAAGAGGTTACGGCACAAAAGACGACCTGAAACATACGGAAGAATCCGGAACGTTTGAAGGAGCCGACCCGTCATGTGCAAGCGAACGTTCCCTGGAGCGCGGCAGGGAACAGCTTGGTACGCTTGGGGCCGGGAACCATTTTCTTGAAATTCAAGCGGTTGAAGAAGTATATGACGAAGAAGCAGCAAACATATTAGGCCTTTTCAAAGACCAGATAACCGTAATGATACACACCGGTTCGAGGGGCCTTGGATATCAGATCTGCGACGATTATTTGAGGATCTTGCACAATGCGATGCATAAATATAATATTAGCATTCCGGACCCTCAGCTTGTCTGCGCGCCTATCAACTCAGGTGAGGCGCAAAGGTATTTTGCCGCAATGGCAGGAGCGGCGAACTATGCTTGGGCGAACAGGCAGATAATTACACACTGGGTGCGGGAAACATTGATGCAAACACTGGGTAGTTCCCCTAAAGATCTGGGGCTTGAAGTAGTATATGATGTTGCACATAATATCGGGAAATTTGAAGAGCATAAAGGTAAAAAATTATTTGTTCACAGAAAAGGAGCAACAAGGGCCTTTGCAAAAGGCCATCCTGATATACCGGATGGCTATAAACAAATCGGCCAGCCTGTCTTGGTTCCCGGTACAATGGGCACAGAATCGTATGTTTTAACAGGGACTCAGCAAGCTATGGATGAAACCTGGGGTTCAACGTGCCATGGTGCAGGAAGGGTGATGTCCAGGACACAGGCGTTAAAAGGTACTAGAGGATCGGAACTGGCCGGCAGGCTGGAAAAACAGGGAATACATGTAAAATCCGAGTCATGGAAAACTCTGGCTGAGGAAGCTCCGAGCGCGTATAAGGATGTATCTAAAATAGTTGAAATATGCCATATGGCAGGCATATCGAAAAAAGTCGCAAAATTAAAGCCCTTAGGGGTAATCAAAGGATAA
- the serS gene encoding serine--tRNA ligase → MLDIKLIRENPDLVKQALEKRGKTILLDDIICWDATRRKVINELNALQEIRNKKSDEIGKLKSKKDPIAGIVTEMNKVNEEIKEKEKITQDLDKKIEEFLLNIPNIPDETTPVGRSAQDNKVVRRSGDIPSFDFTAKNHWEIGEKLGVLDFETAAKLSGARFALLKGAGCVLERALINFMIDVHIKKGYSEVMAPYLVSSTTMQGTGQLPKFADELFKCKDDDLYLIPTAEVSVTNIHRDEFIEEKDLPKKYVSYSACFRREAGSYGKDTKGLIRNHQFNKVELVKIVKPETSGDELESLTLDAEEVLKLLGIPYRVIALCTGDIGFSSAKTYDLEVWMPGEKTWREISSCSNFKDFQARRMNIKIRYQDKRKEFAHTLNGSGVAIGRTFAAILENYQQKDGSVLIPKALQPYTKIDKLNV, encoded by the coding sequence ATGTTAGATATAAAATTAATTAGGGAAAATCCTGACCTTGTAAAACAGGCGCTGGAAAAACGAGGAAAAACAATACTTCTTGATGATATAATTTGCTGGGATGCCACAAGGCGAAAAGTTATCAATGAACTAAATGCTTTACAGGAAATAAGGAATAAAAAATCGGATGAAATAGGGAAGCTTAAAAGCAAAAAAGATCCGATTGCTGGTATTGTTACAGAAATGAATAAGGTGAACGAGGAAATTAAAGAAAAAGAAAAAATAACGCAGGATCTTGACAAAAAAATAGAAGAATTTTTGCTTAATATTCCAAATATTCCTGATGAAACGACTCCGGTTGGCCGCAGCGCCCAAGATAACAAAGTGGTGAGGCGGTCTGGAGATATCCCCAGCTTTGATTTTACGGCTAAAAACCACTGGGAAATCGGAGAGAAACTTGGGGTGCTTGACTTTGAAACAGCGGCAAAACTTTCGGGCGCTAGGTTTGCATTGCTAAAAGGTGCAGGATGCGTTTTGGAGCGTGCACTTATAAATTTTATGATAGATGTACATATAAAAAAGGGGTACAGCGAAGTTATGGCTCCGTACCTGGTAAGCTCAACGACTATGCAGGGGACAGGCCAGCTTCCGAAATTTGCAGACGAGCTTTTCAAATGCAAAGATGACGACCTTTATCTGATACCGACCGCCGAGGTCTCGGTAACAAACATACACAGAGACGAATTTATTGAAGAAAAAGACCTGCCGAAAAAATATGTATCATATTCAGCATGTTTCAGGAGGGAAGCTGGTTCGTACGGCAAAGATACAAAAGGACTTATCAGGAACCATCAGTTTAACAAAGTTGAACTCGTAAAGATAGTCAAACCTGAAACCTCCGGTGATGAACTGGAAAGCCTGACCCTTGACGCAGAAGAGGTGCTGAAGCTTTTGGGCATCCCCTACAGAGTAATTGCCCTTTGTACCGGAGATATCGGTTTTTCTTCTGCAAAAACTTATGACCTCGAAGTCTGGATGCCGGGTGAGAAAACCTGGAGAGAGATTTCTTCCTGCTCAAATTTTAAAGATTTCCAGGCGCGCAGAATGAACATAAAGATCAGGTACCAGGATAAAAGAAAAGAGTTTGCCCACACCCTTAACGGTTCCGGTGTAGCCATAGGCCGGACTTTTGCCGCCATACTTGAAAACTACCAGCAAAAAGACGGTTCTGTCCTTATCCCAAAGGCGCTGCAGCCATATACGAAGATAGATAAATTGAATGTATAA
- the tadA gene encoding tRNA adenosine(34) deaminase TadA, which yields MKKKGESSLNEKYIKEALKEANKAQKRDEVPIGAVLVSKGKVVARGHNRNIGLNDPTAHAEINVIRKACKRLGNYRLADCKLYVTVEPCPMCAGALVWSRIKEVIFGAYDKKAGACGSVFNIANSKKLNHKIKVTGGILEKECRSLIQNFFRSKR from the coding sequence ATGAAAAAGAAAGGCGAAAGTTCTTTAAATGAAAAATATATAAAAGAAGCGTTGAAAGAAGCCAATAAAGCCCAAAAAAGAGATGAGGTACCTATAGGCGCAGTTTTGGTTTCTAAAGGCAAGGTAGTAGCCCGTGGGCATAACAGAAATATAGGCCTAAATGACCCCACAGCTCATGCCGAAATAAATGTTATCCGTAAAGCCTGCAAAAGACTTGGGAATTACAGGTTGGCTGACTGCAAGCTGTATGTTACCGTAGAACCATGCCCGATGTGTGCAGGAGCCCTTGTCTGGTCAAGGATAAAAGAGGTAATCTTTGGTGCATATGACAAAAAAGCCGGTGCCTGCGGCTCGGTTTTTAACATTGCAAACAGTAAAAAACTAAACCACAAGATAAAAGTGACCGGCGGTATATTAGAAAAAGAGTGCCGTTCTTTGATCCAAAATTTCTTCAGGTCCAAAAGATAA
- a CDS encoding cyclic nucleotide-binding domain-containing protein, with translation MNKIFKKGELIIKEGTSGNEAFIIQSGRVEVYRNVEGVKIILAVLAKNQIFGEMSMIDDRPRSATVEALEDTTVTVINRNDFNRLFYTKPEALTWFLKKIFERLRNIDQNIIETTVGKTAESYSEGKIILSGVTQESKEALNYKTIEIKKFPFKIGRQTESFTKDLFSHNDLYLKDRVPFNVSRNHLSLQFFKGKFFIIDRGSTLGTIVNDVRIGGPVRNHEIELSSGKDYTIIVGSAESQFKFKVSVS, from the coding sequence TTGAATAAAATATTTAAAAAAGGCGAATTAATAATCAAAGAAGGCACCAGCGGCAATGAAGCTTTTATAATACAAAGCGGAAGGGTTGAAGTGTACCGTAATGTAGAAGGAGTTAAAATAATCCTGGCAGTTTTGGCCAAAAATCAAATTTTCGGCGAAATGAGTATGATTGATGACAGGCCCAGGTCGGCGACCGTTGAAGCGTTGGAAGATACCACGGTAACAGTAATCAACAGGAATGATTTTAACAGACTGTTTTATACAAAACCGGAAGCCCTGACTTGGTTTTTAAAAAAGATATTTGAAAGGTTGCGGAACATTGACCAAAATATAATTGAAACCACCGTGGGAAAGACCGCAGAAAGTTATTCTGAAGGTAAAATAATATTGTCCGGTGTTACACAGGAGTCAAAAGAGGCCCTTAACTATAAAACCATTGAAATAAAAAAGTTTCCGTTTAAAATAGGCCGCCAGACTGAAAGCTTCACAAAAGACCTTTTTTCGCATAATGACCTTTATCTGAAAGATAGAGTTCCGTTTAATGTTTCAAGGAATCATTTGTCGCTTCAATTTTTTAAAGGGAAATTCTTTATCATAGACAGAGGGAGCACCCTCGGGACTATCGTTAACGATGTAAGAATAGGCGGCCCTGTCAGAAACCACGAAATTGAATTAAGCAGCGGCAAGGATTATACGATTATAGTAGGCTCAGCGGAATCTCAGTTTAAATTCAAGGTTTCTGTGTCTTAA
- a CDS encoding HD domain-containing protein, translating to MNTYKLLSFLHFFCFLVYIYLACFILFKNSRLTLNKVVSALLVCFSIWHFQDIIIQDPGVTEETARLIRNISSFGWIFFSSFFLWFALIFTRRVELLKNNFLYPGLFVLPSLFFYVQYKSSSIIAFVKEPYGWSLVWGGSFWPHFYYVYYISFLLLSIYLLIDFRNKADKTDIKTIKQSNIIIVTTLVSFVLGTLTDVILPKLGIYRNPTIANVIILIWAFGLAYAIAKYKLFVLNPSTAASDIIETMNDALFLLDSKGMIKTINNAALDIFKYRKNELLEKPLDMLTEKKGGLLKDLMKLGKNKNLEVTCISKDKDIIPMLFSSAIIRNIEDDILGIVCVGHDITEQKEVQDIIQRAKNDLEIKINERTTELSKANQMLKELIVVRERAQEELRLSVSKLKKTLNGTVQSIASMIESRDLYTSGHQKRVAQLAVAIARCMKLPEDQVEGISVAATLHDLGKIQVPAEILSKPGRLNKMEYDLVKNHCRVGYEILKDIEFPWPIAHIILQHHEHIDGSGYPDGIKEDKIFLEAKIICVADVVEAISSHRPYRPSMGTESACNEIKCHKGNFYDSDVVDICLDLFHNKNFEFK from the coding sequence TTGAACACATATAAGCTCCTATCATTCCTGCATTTCTTCTGTTTTCTTGTCTACATATACCTGGCGTGTTTTATCCTGTTTAAAAATTCCAGGCTCACCCTGAACAAAGTTGTTTCTGCTCTTTTAGTTTGTTTTAGCATCTGGCACTTTCAGGACATAATTATACAGGACCCTGGCGTGACGGAAGAGACTGCAAGGCTGATACGGAATATTTCATCATTCGGCTGGATATTTTTTAGCAGTTTTTTCCTCTGGTTTGCATTGATTTTTACAAGAAGAGTCGAATTATTGAAAAATAACTTCCTTTATCCCGGTCTTTTTGTTCTGCCAAGTTTGTTTTTCTATGTTCAATATAAAAGTTCTTCAATAATCGCTTTTGTAAAAGAACCTTACGGCTGGTCTCTTGTTTGGGGCGGGTCATTTTGGCCGCACTTCTATTACGTTTATTATATTTCTTTTTTATTGCTTTCGATCTATCTCTTGATTGATTTTAGAAATAAAGCAGATAAGACCGACATAAAAACAATAAAACAGTCTAACATAATCATAGTGACTACTCTTGTTTCATTTGTTTTAGGGACCTTGACAGATGTTATCCTTCCAAAACTGGGTATTTATAGAAATCCCACCATAGCAAATGTCATTATTCTTATATGGGCTTTCGGGCTAGCTTATGCTATCGCAAAATATAAACTTTTTGTACTAAATCCTTCAACTGCTGCCAGCGATATTATTGAGACGATGAATGACGCTCTTTTCTTGTTAGACTCCAAAGGCATGATCAAAACAATAAACAATGCTGCCCTGGATATTTTTAAATACCGGAAAAACGAGCTTTTAGAAAAGCCGCTTGATATGCTAACTGAAAAAAAAGGCGGCTTATTAAAAGATTTGATGAAGCTTGGCAAGAATAAAAACCTTGAAGTGACCTGTATAAGCAAGGATAAAGATATAATCCCGATGCTTTTTTCAAGCGCTATTATAAGGAATATAGAAGATGATATACTCGGGATAGTCTGCGTAGGCCATGATATAACTGAGCAAAAAGAGGTACAGGATATAATACAAAGGGCAAAAAATGACCTAGAAATAAAAATTAATGAAAGAACAACCGAACTGTCAAAAGCTAACCAGATGTTAAAGGAACTTATAGTAGTCCGTGAAAGAGCCCAGGAAGAATTAAGATTAAGTGTCTCCAAATTAAAGAAAACCTTAAACGGCACTGTCCAATCCATCGCTTCAATGATAGAGTCAAGAGACCTATATACATCGGGACACCAGAAACGCGTAGCTCAGCTTGCAGTGGCGATAGCCAGGTGCATGAAACTTCCTGAGGACCAGGTCGAAGGTATATCGGTCGCAGCAACGCTGCATGATTTAGGTAAGATTCAGGTCCCTGCGGAGATATTGAGCAAACCTGGCAGGTTAAACAAGATGGAATACGACCTTGTAAAAAACCATTGCCGGGTCGGCTACGAAATATTGAAAGACATAGAATTCCCCTGGCCGATAGCTCACATTATCCTGCAGCACCATGAACATATAGACGGTTCCGGGTACCCGGACGGCATCAAAGAAGACAAGATCTTCTTAGAAGCAAAAATAATATGCGTGGCAGACGTCGTTGAGGCGATATCGTCTCATAGGCCGTACAGGCCGTCAATGGGTACGGAGTCAGCTTGCAATGAAATAAAATGCCACAAGGGAAATTTTTATGATTCTGACGTTGTGGATATATGCTTAGACCTCTTTCATAACAAAAATTTTGAGTTTAAATAA
- a CDS encoding N-acetylmuramoyl-L-alanine amidase, translated as MKKIVPCIKILFIVFCLNSSGNTDIFAGQKVKAEKIQAIYEGSVINSKISVYKYGGDDYFSIKDLARIYGARLDWHQITGKVSLLMNNRKTDFYIKSTKVVIDGRKKNLKLPNHLISGNLYIPAEFILSEDFSSFSDTDSNYNPKTNILTVEKKLNLYPPRFYTDENATRIEIEMTDKLPYQINEKNKGRIEIIFQRAKIEKDKIKVNDGVIDEIDVNEKGRQAFVTIYLTATAGSVSSSFVENPMRLVFEVRRSLLAKGLKEENNEIELTCSLPVTGLVLSSSETVHITSAAPVAVSGLEPKQKAEPKINIKKIVLVLDAGHGGEDPGAVGQNGTEEKNINLAIVKELKTLFERNDPGVYEIVTTRNDDTFIPLVERTNLANEKKADLFICVHCNASIKKETKGFEIYFLSEKASDKEAQATAVLENSVLKLEGKPNKKREKLQELLWSLAVNEFINESSELCCFVGQEVTKRTKIENRGVRQAEFFVLRGAQMPAVLIECAFLSNLQEEAYLRTKKFQQKIADAIYDGIKQYEKRKQLLSAKNSQ; from the coding sequence ATGAAAAAAATAGTTCCATGTATAAAAATATTATTCATCGTTTTTTGCCTAAATAGCTCAGGGAATACAGATATTTTTGCAGGGCAAAAGGTAAAAGCCGAAAAGATACAGGCTATTTATGAAGGGAGTGTGATAAATAGTAAAATCAGTGTTTATAAGTACGGCGGAGATGACTATTTTTCAATAAAAGACCTTGCCAGAATATACGGGGCAAGGCTTGACTGGCACCAGATAACCGGTAAAGTGTCACTTCTTATGAACAACAGAAAAACAGATTTTTACATTAAAAGCACAAAAGTAGTAATAGACGGCAGGAAAAAAAACCTTAAATTACCGAACCACCTTATCTCAGGGAACCTCTATATACCTGCAGAATTCATATTATCCGAAGATTTTTCCTCTTTTAGCGACACCGATTCGAATTACAATCCAAAAACCAATATTTTAACCGTAGAAAAAAAGCTGAATCTTTACCCTCCGCGGTTTTATACCGACGAAAATGCCACCAGGATAGAAATTGAAATGACAGATAAGCTCCCCTACCAGATAAATGAAAAAAATAAAGGAAGGATAGAGATAATATTCCAGCGTGCAAAAATTGAAAAAGACAAAATTAAAGTAAATGACGGAGTAATAGACGAAATAGACGTTAATGAAAAAGGCCGCCAGGCCTTTGTTACGATCTATCTTACTGCAACGGCCGGGAGTGTAAGCTCAAGTTTTGTTGAAAACCCTATGCGGCTGGTATTTGAGGTTAGAAGGTCTCTTTTGGCCAAGGGATTAAAAGAAGAAAATAACGAAATTGAGCTCACCTGCTCTTTGCCGGTGACAGGGCTTGTTTTATCATCGTCAGAAACCGTTCATATAACATCGGCTGCTCCTGTTGCCGTAAGCGGGCTTGAGCCCAAGCAGAAAGCAGAACCTAAAATAAATATTAAGAAAATAGTGTTAGTCCTTGATGCTGGCCACGGAGGGGAAGACCCCGGGGCCGTCGGCCAGAACGGAACTGAAGAAAAAAACATAAATCTTGCGATCGTAAAAGAGTTAAAAACCCTTTTTGAAAGGAATGACCCCGGTGTTTATGAGATAGTTACAACAAGAAATGACGATACTTTCATACCCCTTGTTGAAAGGACTAACCTTGCCAATGAAAAAAAAGCAGACCTTTTTATCTGCGTGCACTGCAACGCATCTATAAAGAAAGAGACAAAAGGTTTTGAGATCTATTTTTTGTCGGAAAAAGCCTCTGATAAAGAAGCGCAGGCGACAGCTGTCCTTGAAAATTCGGTATTAAAACTCGAAGGCAAACCCAATAAAAAACGCGAAAAATTACAGGAGCTGCTTTGGTCACTGGCTGTTAATGAATTCATAAATGAGTCATCGGAGCTTTGCTGTTTTGTAGGGCAGGAAGTCACGAAAAGGACCAAGATAGAAAACAGGGGAGTAAGGCAGGCGGAGTTTTTTGTACTGCGCGGGGCACAGATGCCCGCAGTGCTTATAGAATGCGCTTTTTTGAGCAACCTGCAGGAAGAGGCCTATTTAAGGACAAAAAAATTCCAGCAAAAAATAGCAGACGCAATTTATGACGGAATAAAACAGTACGAAAAAAGAAAACAATTATTGAGTGCAAAAAATTCACAATAA